A single window of Mesotoga sp. UBA6090 DNA harbors:
- a CDS encoding SHOCT domain-containing protein: protein MFFGFLIVIFAVVFFLKPDILKSRMTVYSSYDKEMRVLRERLANGEISIEQYEELKKALSEEK, encoded by the coding sequence ATGTTCTTTGGATTCCTGATAGTAATCTTTGCGGTAGTATTCTTTCTTAAGCCCGACATCTTGAAGAGTCGAATGACTGTCTACTCCTCATATGACAAAGAAATGAGAGTTCTCAGAGAAAGATTGGCTAATGGAGAGATCTCTATTGAGCAGTACGAGGAGCTGAAAAAGGCACTGTCTGAGGAGAAATGA
- a CDS encoding type 1 glutamine amidotransferase domain-containing protein, which yields MKLKGKRVVVLVENGFEDLEFWVPVMRLREEGAEVIIAGKEKDRQFSGKGCLQAVSDSDFASIDVSGLDGILIPGGWAPDKLRRYEEVKNLVKSAHEKRKVIGMICHAGLVGISAGIVRGFRSVGSEGIKDDLINAGAVWVDEPALVDGNLVWGRVVKDIPDFCRKLVEALEKGLR from the coding sequence GTGAAACTTAAAGGGAAAAGAGTAGTTGTCTTGGTTGAAAATGGATTTGAGGACCTCGAATTCTGGGTGCCCGTGATGCGTCTTCGAGAGGAAGGTGCAGAAGTAATCATAGCTGGCAAAGAAAAAGACAGGCAATTTAGCGGTAAGGGATGTCTTCAGGCAGTATCCGACTCAGACTTTGCGTCGATAGATGTTTCAGGATTAGATGGAATTCTTATACCCGGAGGGTGGGCTCCCGACAAACTGAGACGATATGAAGAAGTGAAAAATTTAGTGAAGAGCGCTCATGAAAAGAGAAAAGTCATTGGGATGATATGCCACGCAGGCCTTGTAGGAATATCCGCCGGAATTGTCAGAGGGTTCAGGTCCGTCGGAAGCGAAGGAATAAAAGATGACCTAATAAATGCGGGTGCAGTTTGGGTAGACGAGCCAGCATTAGTTGATGGCAATCTAGTTTGGGGAAGAGTGGTGAAGGACATCCCTGATTTCTGCAGGAAACTAGTCGAAGCTCTTGAAAAAGGACTCCGTTGA